A genomic segment from Acidobacteriota bacterium encodes:
- the thiL gene encoding thiamine-phosphate kinase, with protein sequence MPAMRDPFQLGEDRFLAWLASRFRARGGSAFSLGIGDDAAVLAGRPARVVTVDQMLEGRHFRFRWIVPRALGRRAVERALSDIAAMGARPEGVLLALSWPRGGEWGRKARALFEGLGGALDRRGVPLVGGDTTRARVGHAALAVVAVGRPWPGGPVLRSGGRPGDLLAVTGPLGAAAAGHLLCSGRLAPPGDRAGRRAAGAALRAFREPTARLELARPLARHARALIDLSDGLGLDLPRLAAASGCGFEVEAERIPVAPAARRLLGERRAFRAAIAGGEDYELLAAIPPDRLPAAERAVARAGGALHVVGRLTAPGGGGRLVRRGAFAPWPAGGWDPFRPPLDAGRPGRVDRAGRRRSGRR encoded by the coding sequence ATGCCCGCCATGCGCGACCCCTTCCAGTTGGGAGAGGACCGGTTTCTCGCCTGGCTCGCCAGCCGTTTCCGGGCGCGGGGCGGGTCCGCCTTCTCCCTGGGAATCGGGGACGACGCGGCGGTTCTCGCCGGCCGGCCGGCGCGGGTGGTCACCGTCGACCAGATGCTGGAGGGGCGGCACTTCCGGTTCCGGTGGATCGTTCCCCGGGCCCTGGGCCGCCGCGCCGTGGAGCGGGCTCTTTCCGACATCGCGGCGATGGGCGCCAGGCCCGAGGGGGTCCTCCTGGCCCTCTCCTGGCCCCGAGGCGGCGAGTGGGGCCGGAAGGCGCGAGCGCTTTTCGAGGGACTCGGCGGTGCGCTCGACCGGCGCGGAGTTCCCCTCGTCGGCGGGGACACCACGCGGGCCCGGGTCGGCCACGCGGCGCTCGCCGTCGTCGCCGTCGGAAGGCCGTGGCCCGGCGGGCCCGTGCTGAGGAGCGGCGGACGGCCCGGGGATCTCCTCGCGGTCACCGGGCCGCTGGGGGCGGCGGCCGCGGGGCACCTCCTCTGCTCCGGCCGGCTCGCTCCCCCGGGCGACCGCGCCGGGCGGCGGGCGGCCGGGGCCGCGCTCAGGGCGTTCCGGGAGCCGACGGCGCGGCTCGAACTGGCGCGGCCCCTCGCGCGGCACGCGCGGGCCCTGATCGACCTTTCCGACGGCCTCGGCCTGGACCTGCCCCGCCTCGCCGCGGCGAGCGGATGCGGGTTCGAGGTCGAGGCCGAGCGGATTCCCGTCGCCCCCGCCGCCCGCCGGCTCCTCGGGGAGCGGAGGGCGTTCCGGGCGGCGATCGCCGGGGGTGAGGACTACGAGCTGCTGGCCGCGATCCCGCCGGATCGGCTGCCCGCGGCGGAGCGGGCGGTGGCCCGGGCCGGTGGCGCGCTCCACGTCGTCGGCCGCCTCACCGCGCCGGGCGGGGGTGGCCGTCTCGTGCGCCGGGGCGCTTTCGCCCCGTGGCCCGCGGGCGGCTGGGATCCCTTCCGGCCGCCGCTAGACGCCGGGCGCCCGGGGCGCGTAGACAGGGCAGGGCGACGGCGGTCCGGTCGGCGATGA
- a CDS encoding CBS domain-containing protein, translating to MGKSVAELMTREVVVVSQDQEIHEAERLCLRHGVHGLPVVDAGGRPVGVISQTDILNWHFGNAVDGTTFYGERPLRRVAEAPDLGALRLSDIRSAPISEVMTPLVHAIRPEAPASEAAELMIRLGVHRLVVVDADGRLAGIVSALDLLREIPGVSDRIRAGGA from the coding sequence GTGGGCAAGAGCGTCGCGGAGCTGATGACGCGCGAGGTGGTCGTCGTCTCGCAGGACCAGGAGATCCACGAGGCGGAGCGGCTCTGCCTGCGCCACGGCGTGCACGGCCTGCCGGTCGTCGATGCCGGGGGACGGCCCGTGGGCGTGATCAGCCAGACCGACATTCTCAACTGGCACTTCGGCAACGCCGTGGACGGCACGACCTTCTACGGCGAGCGGCCCCTCCGGCGCGTCGCCGAGGCCCCCGATCTCGGAGCGCTCCGGCTCTCCGACATCCGTAGCGCCCCGATCTCCGAGGTGATGACGCCGCTGGTCCACGCGATCCGGCCCGAGGCCCCCGCGTCGGAGGCGGCCGAGCTGATGATCCGGCTCGGCGTGCACCGGTTGGTGGTCGTCGATGCCGATGGGCGGCTCGCGGGCATCGTCTCGGCGCTCGATCTGTTGCGGGAGATCCCCGGGGTCTCCGACCGGATCCGGGCGGGCGGCGCCTGA
- a CDS encoding RNA polymerase sigma factor has translation MSRERELIRRAAAGDRDAFDRLVEGRWARIHRIARRITGDGEEAKDVAQQTCLRLWRELRRFQEERELDAWIYRMTVNLSIDALRRRRARPDREGVPVEDLAERRMPRAGSGPDVRLFALELERALQAVTRDLPPRQKAVFVLARTEGMSAGEIGRLLGIAPSTVRNHLFQVRARIAERLRREFPGLIGEDEGRAD, from the coding sequence ATGAGCCGGGAGCGCGAGCTCATACGGCGCGCCGCCGCGGGCGACCGGGACGCTTTCGACCGGCTGGTGGAGGGCCGCTGGGCCCGGATCCACCGGATCGCCCGCCGGATCACCGGCGACGGCGAGGAAGCGAAAGACGTCGCCCAGCAGACGTGCCTCCGGCTGTGGCGGGAACTCCGCCGCTTCCAGGAGGAGCGGGAACTCGACGCCTGGATCTACCGGATGACGGTCAACCTCTCGATCGACGCTCTCAGACGCCGCCGGGCGCGTCCCGACCGCGAGGGCGTGCCCGTGGAGGACCTGGCGGAGCGCCGGATGCCGCGCGCCGGCTCGGGCCCGGACGTCCGGCTGTTCGCGCTCGAACTCGAACGGGCGCTCCAAGCGGTCACGCGCGATCTGCCTCCCCGCCAGAAGGCGGTCTTCGTCCTGGCGCGCACCGAGGGGATGAGCGCCGGGGAGATCGGGCGCCTGCTCGGAATCGCCCCGTCGACCGTGCGGAATCACCTGTTCCAGGTCCGAGCCCGGATCGCCGAGCGGCTGCGGCGGGAGTTTCCCGGCCTGATCGGTGAGGACGAGGGACGTGCCGACTGA